A section of the Malania oleifera isolate guangnan ecotype guangnan chromosome 2, ASM2987363v1, whole genome shotgun sequence genome encodes:
- the LOC131148380 gene encoding uncharacterized protein LOC131148380 has translation MEKILTVLNYTEQQKVFFTTFKLAREAERWWHAMKLLEEQRAVPIAMTWDHFKQVFYDRYFPTTIRNAKAEEFFSLTQRRLTVQQYATKFMEFSRFAPSVVPNKYQKARWFERGLNQRIHKHMVCLQIQDFTELVEKVTVEKSSL, from the coding sequence atggagaaaattcttACTGTATTGAATTATACTGAGCAGCAGAAGGTTTTCTTCACCACCTTCAAACTAGCTagagaagctgaacggtggtggcatgcgaTGAAACTATTAGAGGAACAGCGAGCGGTACCTATAGCAATGACTTGGGATCatttcaagcaggtcttctacgACCGATATTTTCCCACCACCATAAGAAATGCAAAGGCGGAAGAATTTTTTAGCTTGACTCAAAGGCGCCTCACTGTTCAACAATACGCTACTAAATTTATGGAGTTCTCTCGTTTTGCACCTTCTGTGGTTCCAAACAAATATCagaaggcgaggtggtttgagaggggcctgAATCAGAGGATCCACAAGCATATGGTGTGTTTGCAAATTCAAGATTTCACGGAGTTGGTGGAGAAAGTTACGGTGGAAAAGTCAAGTTTGTAG